Within the Syntrophales bacterium genome, the region AGCTTTGTCCCTGAGACTGTTCGTTTTTATGTATTGCAGATCCGCCATAACAAGTCCTCTACTATATATGAACACGAGTGCCACTAATATATGCCAGCTTTGACCTGTAAGAAAGACGGTGGGGATCGAGCTTGAATTTATGTTTTTCAGCACAGATAACCTGCATCGACAATTCATTGAGACAGCACCCATTAAAAGGCAATTGACTGTTAATTCGTTTGCAGTCATTATCTATCTGTTCTTCCTTGACAAAATTGTGATATACAAGTATTTTTTCTATCGATATGCCCCATAAAATACAAACACCCTTATTATCAAAGGAGGTACCTTCCCCATGGCCCTTACAAAAGCAGAAGTAATTAAATCAATACGGAACGAGTTTGGTTTTCCCTTAAACAGATCCACAGAAATATTCGAATGTTTCCTTGGGACAATAAAAGAATCTCTCGTAAACGGTGGGGACGTCATGATCAGCGGATTCGGGAAGTTCTGCGTCAATGAAAAGAACGCCCGGAAAGGAA harbors:
- a CDS encoding integration host factor subunit alpha, which produces MALTKAEVIKSIRNEFGFPLNRSTEIFECFLGTIKESLVNGGDVMISGFGKFCVNEKNARKGRNPQTGESIILEARKVVTFRCSSRLKDKING